A region from the Salvia splendens isolate huo1 chromosome 15, SspV2, whole genome shotgun sequence genome encodes:
- the LOC121769159 gene encoding squamosa promoter-binding-like protein 17: MIYDDRGVAFKKMEKGSSSSSSSGGGEAGSMNASPAKKGRTAVVQPPRCQVEGCLVDLSGSKAYYCRHKVCGMHSKSPMVIVAGLEQRFCQQCSRFHQLPEFDQGKRSCRRRLAGHNERRRKPPPGPLPSSRYASLSPSVLTGGPETDLGTYSAFGGRDLWPDSSTSTGNFQLPWQMSSQAASLLQGSSTRSSYASAEDCFNGISDSTSALSLLSNEPWGSRSQVLDLGVSSFLATNGAAEVDLIGPYPSWDFRGDHSLHEMMPPDPTSMDRGLAQPGDGPRHEFEPSSSYDSFGNHMI, encoded by the exons ATGATATATGATGATAGAGGTGTAGCCTTCAAGAAAATGGAAAAGGGctcatcctcctcttcttcatcaGGTGGTGGTGAGGCTGGCTCCATGAATGCCTCCCCGGCCAAGAAGGGGAGGACTGCGGTGGTGCAGCCGCCTAGGTGCCAGGTGGAGGGGTGTTTAGTAGATCTGAGTGGTTCTAAGGCTTATTATTGCAGGCATAAAGTTTGTGGTATGCACTCAAAGTCGCCAATGGTGATTGTTGCTGGCCTTGAGCAAAGGTTTTGCCAGCAGTGCAGCAG GTTCCATCAACTGCCCGAATTCGACCAAGGGAAAAGGAGTTGCCGGAGGCGCCTTGCTGGCCACAACGAGCGCAGGAGGAAGCCACCTCCGGGCCCTTTACCATCATCGCGCTATGCAAGCCTCTCTCCTTCAGTGTTAACCGGAGGTCCGGAGACGGACTTGGGCACCTACTCAGCATTCGGTGGGAGAGATCTGTGGCCGGACTCATCCACGAGCACAGGAAACTTCCAGCTTCCGTGGCAGATGAGCTCACAAGCAGCTTCTCTCCTGCAAGGCTCCTCAACAAGGTCTAGTTACGCCTCCGCAGAGGACTGTTTCAACGGGATCTCCGACTCCACCAGTGCTCTCTCTCTTCTGTCAAACGAGCCGTGGGGCTCGAGAAGCCAAGTCTTGGATCTTGGAGTCAGCAGTTTTCTTGCCACCAATGGTGCAGCCGAGGTCGACCTGATCGGTCCATACCCCTCCTGGGATTTCAGAGGTGATCACTCTCTCCATGAGATGATGCCCCCTGACCCTACCAGTATGGACCGAGGGTTGGCTCAGCCAGGCGACGGACCGCGCCACGAGTTCGAGCCTTCCAGTAGCTATGATTCTTTCGGCAACCACATGATTTAG
- the LOC121769160 gene encoding uncharacterized protein LOC121769160 has product MGRGRGKGKKQSALAARDDTGSGEDEKLPVRRRGRPQKPMKDDFEEVDEVEKNEEEDEDGEEAKIFALSKSSKNQAAIENGRKRKRPSQTKESDELVKEEEAKSNDTVLIKPVGYRQHGSRRKNKPRRAAEVGVECK; this is encoded by the coding sequence ATGGGTAGAGGGAGAGGAAAAGGGAAGAAACAATCTGCACTTGCTGCTCGTGATGACACTGGCAGCGGTGAGGATGAGAAGCTGCCCGTGAGGAGAAGAGGGAGGCCGCAAAAACCAATGAAAGACGACTTTGAGGAGGTGGACGAAGTTGAGAAGAATGAGGAAGAAGACGAAGATGGTGAGGAGGCGAAAATTTTTGCGTTGAGCAAAAGCAGCAAGAACCAAGCTGCTATAGAGAATGGCAGGAAGAGGAAGAGGCCCTCACAGACTAAAGAAAGCGATGAATTAGTAAAGGAGGAGGAAGCCAAAAGTAATGATACTGTCCTAATCAAGCCCGTTGGCTATAGACAACACGGGAGCAGAAGGAAGAACAAGCCTAGACGGGCTGCTGAAGTTGGTGTCGAATGCAAATAA